The Leifsonia sp. ZF2019 DNA segment GCTGCTGCCAGCCCCGGGGGCGTAGTCCATTCACCCGTCGTGTCACCCAGGTTGCGTGGTTTGGATAGTCGGCGTCGAGTGATTGCTGCGACGGAGACGTTCCGTCGTTTCGCGACGCTGAAGGAGAAGAACGTATGTTCGCTATCGCAAACAAGCGCATGGTCGCCGGTCTCGCTGCTGGAATTGCCGCCGCGGGCGCTGTCGTGGCGGCGTTGGCCATCGGTAATGCGGCAACAGCCATGCCAGCTGAGAACCCCGGATGCGCGAATACTGAGGTCTCCATCACAGCGGGAGATGCCAACGGTGCCGCGGGGACCCTGAGGGTCCCGCTAACCATCACGAACACCGGCAGCGTGACCTGCTCGATCGCGGGAGCGCTCCAGGTTCGCGGGGTTGTCTATGGTGCAGGGGAGCATATGGTTGGGCGGCCGGCGACCGCGACGAGCGAAGCACTCGAGAGGGTCACCGTGCTGAAGCCGCGCCAGTCAGCCGTCGCTACGCTGCAAATCACCGACGGGGCCAACTTCCCCGGCGAATCCGTACCTGTCGACGGATTCAACGTCTCCCTCCCCAGCGATCGCGGTAACCCGTCCTTCATCCGCTTTGTGGCCTCCGCACCGAGGACAGGATCCTGGCTGCGCATCGAGGAACTCCAGCAGACGAAGTAGCAGGGACACTACCTGACGATCCGGCCGCGCCGACCCAACGGGCGAAGTGGGAAACCGACCCGCGCATCGGAAGCGCGGGACGATGACCGCGAGCTCCTGCGGCGTCATCGGCCTCGGCGAGCTGTCGCCAGCGGCTGCTCCGATCGGTCGGGCGCCGGCAGTTGAGGTTCGACCCGCGACAAGAGTTGGCGTCCCCGCATCGCGCGGTCGGCCCTTCGCCGGCACAACAACAGCCCAAAGCGAGAAGATCGCCACGTTTGCGGGCTAATGGGAGGGTGAGTTTCGGGATGCTGAGGATGCCCGAGTCTGCTCAGGTCTGCGCTCGGGCGCATTATGACCATGCGGGCATGAATCCGCGACCGGAACAGTCGAAAGGAAGAACAATGGGCGTCTTTGATGACTTGGAGCGCAAAGCAGAGGACCTTCTGAAGGGCAGTTCTGCGCAGGATTCTTCCCACGACGAAGACGCACCTGGTGAGCAGAAGGAACGCGGCATCAACAAGGTCCTGGATGGTGTGGCGGATGCAGCAAATCACGCCACGCGAGGAGCTTACGAGAAGCAGATCGACGGTGCCCGCGACACCATCGAGAAGAAGCTCGGTGGCAAGTAAGAACGACGCGTTCGCTCGACGATACGCCCTGCCGCACGATGCGCAGGGCGTGTCGT contains these protein-coding regions:
- a CDS encoding DUF4232 domain-containing protein, with protein sequence MFAIANKRMVAGLAAGIAAAGAVVAALAIGNAATAMPAENPGCANTEVSITAGDANGAAGTLRVPLTITNTGSVTCSIAGALQVRGVVYGAGEHMVGRPATATSEALERVTVLKPRQSAVATLQITDGANFPGESVPVDGFNVSLPSDRGNPSFIRFVASAPRTGSWLRIEELQQTK
- a CDS encoding antitoxin produces the protein MGVFDDLERKAEDLLKGSSAQDSSHDEDAPGEQKERGINKVLDGVADAANHATRGAYEKQIDGARDTIEKKLGGK